One part of the Lapillicoccus jejuensis genome encodes these proteins:
- a CDS encoding DUF721 domain-containing protein: protein MTESDPEETADPGATSEPTSEPTSKPTPSEEGDAEGDVAAAAAAALARARAAARAKGLRPGLRPLRRRRPGVPDATRSSPGRDGRDPALLGDQLDRLIGDRGWQVDVAVGAVIGRWPQIVGPEVAAHVTPVEFRDGVLVLRADSTAWATQLRLLSSTLLGRLAEEVGAGTVTELQVHGPSAPSWSRGPRRAPGRGPRDTYG, encoded by the coding sequence GTGACCGAGAGCGACCCCGAGGAGACTGCCGACCCCGGCGCGACCTCGGAGCCGACCTCGGAGCCGACCTCGAAGCCGACCCCGAGCGAGGAGGGTGACGCCGAGGGGGACGTCGCGGCAGCGGCCGCCGCGGCCCTGGCCCGGGCGCGGGCCGCCGCCCGCGCCAAGGGGCTCCGGCCGGGGCTGCGGCCGCTGCGCCGCCGCCGACCCGGGGTGCCCGACGCGACCCGCTCCTCCCCCGGCCGCGACGGCCGGGACCCGGCGCTGCTGGGCGACCAGCTCGACCGGCTCATCGGCGACCGCGGCTGGCAGGTCGACGTCGCCGTCGGGGCGGTCATCGGCCGCTGGCCGCAGATCGTCGGTCCCGAGGTCGCCGCGCACGTCACGCCCGTCGAGTTCCGCGACGGCGTCCTCGTGCTGCGCGCCGACTCGACGGCCTGGGCGACGCAGCTGCGGCTGCTGTCCTCGACCCTGCTCGGGCGGCTGGCCGAGGAGGTGGGCGCGGGCACGGTCACGGAGCTGCAGGTGCACGGGCCGAGCGCGCCGAGCTGGAGCCGGGGACCGCGCCGCGCGCCCGGTCGCGGACCGCGGGACACCTACGGGTGA
- the recF gene encoding DNA replication/repair protein RecF (All proteins in this family for which functions are known are DNA-binding proteins that assist the filamentation of RecA onto DNA for the initiation of recombination or recombinational repair.), with amino-acid sequence MHVRHLQVADFRSYPLADVALTPGVTTFVGLNGQGKTNLVEAVGYVATLSSHRVATDQPLVRFGADQAVVRAVVVRDGRETLVELELNPGRANRARLNKAALTRPRDALGTLRTVLFAPEDLALVKGDPAGRRAFVDDLLVQRQPRWAGVRSDYDKVLKQRNALLKSAAPVLRRGARRPSRSLADGEQPDDARASALHTLDVWDTHLSEVGSQLLYARLRVLRDLAPHLGTAYEAVSAGQGAARLTYRAGLGEAAAARIADGEVPEREELRELLAAALLEGRAAEVERGTTLAGPHRDDLVLTLGELPAKGYASHGESWSFALALKLAAYQLLRHDLGDDPVLVLDDVFAELDTGRRQRLAELVADCEQVLVTAAVGADVPAALQASGTTYEVVLGEVSRSEGP; translated from the coding sequence GTGCACGTCCGCCACCTGCAGGTCGCCGACTTCCGCAGCTACCCGCTGGCCGACGTCGCCCTCACCCCCGGTGTGACGACCTTCGTCGGGCTCAACGGCCAGGGCAAGACCAACCTCGTCGAGGCCGTCGGGTACGTCGCGACCCTGTCCAGCCACCGGGTCGCGACGGACCAGCCGCTGGTCCGCTTCGGCGCCGACCAGGCCGTCGTGCGCGCCGTCGTCGTCCGCGACGGCCGCGAGACCCTCGTCGAGCTCGAGCTCAACCCCGGTCGGGCCAACCGCGCCCGGCTCAACAAGGCCGCCCTCACCCGCCCGCGGGACGCGCTCGGAACCCTGCGCACCGTGCTCTTCGCGCCCGAGGACCTCGCCCTGGTCAAGGGCGACCCGGCCGGCCGCCGGGCCTTCGTGGACGACCTGCTCGTGCAGCGTCAGCCGCGCTGGGCCGGGGTGCGCTCGGACTACGACAAGGTGCTCAAGCAGCGCAACGCCCTGCTCAAGTCCGCCGCCCCGGTCCTGCGCCGCGGGGCCCGCCGACCGTCGCGGTCCCTGGCCGACGGCGAGCAGCCCGACGACGCCCGCGCCTCGGCGCTGCACACCCTCGACGTGTGGGACACGCACCTGTCCGAGGTCGGCTCGCAGCTGCTCTACGCGCGGTTGCGGGTGCTGCGTGACCTCGCCCCGCACCTCGGGACGGCGTACGAGGCCGTGAGCGCCGGGCAGGGGGCGGCGCGCCTGACCTACCGGGCCGGCCTCGGCGAGGCCGCGGCCGCGCGGATCGCCGACGGCGAGGTGCCCGAGCGGGAGGAGCTGCGCGAGCTGCTGGCCGCGGCGCTGCTCGAGGGCCGCGCGGCCGAGGTCGAGCGGGGGACGACGCTGGCCGGCCCGCACCGCGACGACCTCGTGCTCACGCTCGGCGAGCTGCCGGCCAAGGGGTACGCCAGCCACGGCGAGTCCTGGTCCTTCGCGCTCGCGCTCAAGCTGGCCGCCTACCAGCTGCTGCGGCACGACCTCGGTGACGACCCGGTCCTCGTCCTCGACGACGTGTTCGCCGAGCTCGACACCGGCCGCCGCCAGCGCCTGGCCGAGCTCGTCGCCGACTGCGAGCAGGTGCTCGTCACCGCCGCCGTCGGCGCCGACGTCCCCGCCGCGCTGCAGGCCAGCGGGACGACGTACGAGGTCGTGCTCGGTGAGGTGAGCCGGTCGGAGGGTCCCTGA
- the gnd gene encoding phosphogluconate dehydrogenase (NAD(+)-dependent, decarboxylating), with translation MQLGLIGLGKMGGNMRERLRRAGHEVVGFDRNPDVADVRTLAAMVKKLEAPRVVWVMVPAGKPTRDTVAKLADLLDKGDLVIDGGNSKFTDDAEHAAMLKPQGIGYVDCGVSGGIWGLQNGYGLMVGGEKRWVDKAMPIFDALRPEGPRDEGFVHAGAVGAGHYTKMVHNGIEYGLMAAYAEGYELLEKKDIVTDVPGAFKAWSRGTVVRSWLLDLAVAALEEKPTLEGVSDYTVDSGEGKWTVEEAINLDVPMPVISASLFARFASRQKISPTMQMVAALRGQFGGHPVMTVEDGERLRNQGDAGDADPTPGITHETKGKQARKATTGRATAKRATKKA, from the coding sequence ATGCAGCTCGGTCTCATCGGTCTCGGCAAGATGGGCGGCAACATGCGCGAGCGGCTGCGTCGCGCGGGGCACGAGGTCGTCGGGTTCGACCGCAACCCCGACGTCGCCGACGTGCGGACGCTCGCGGCGATGGTCAAGAAGCTCGAGGCGCCGCGCGTCGTGTGGGTGATGGTCCCCGCCGGCAAGCCCACCCGGGACACCGTCGCCAAGCTCGCCGACCTGCTCGACAAGGGCGACCTGGTCATCGACGGCGGCAACAGCAAGTTCACCGACGACGCCGAGCACGCGGCGATGCTCAAGCCCCAGGGCATCGGCTACGTCGACTGCGGCGTCTCCGGCGGCATCTGGGGCCTGCAGAACGGCTACGGCCTCATGGTCGGCGGCGAGAAGCGCTGGGTCGACAAGGCCATGCCGATCTTCGACGCGCTCCGCCCCGAGGGCCCGCGCGACGAGGGCTTCGTCCACGCCGGCGCGGTCGGCGCGGGCCACTACACGAAGATGGTCCACAACGGCATCGAGTACGGCCTCATGGCGGCGTACGCCGAGGGCTACGAGCTGCTCGAGAAGAAGGACATCGTCACCGACGTCCCCGGCGCCTTCAAGGCGTGGAGCCGCGGCACCGTCGTGCGGTCCTGGCTGCTCGACCTCGCCGTCGCCGCGCTCGAGGAGAAGCCGACCCTCGAGGGCGTCTCCGACTACACCGTCGACTCCGGCGAGGGGAAGTGGACCGTCGAGGAGGCCATCAACCTCGACGTGCCGATGCCGGTCATCTCGGCCTCCCTCTTCGCCCGGTTCGCCTCGCGGCAGAAGATCTCCCCGACCATGCAGATGGTCGCGGCGCTGCGCGGGCAGTTCGGCGGACACCCGGTGATGACCGTCGAGGACGGCGAGCGCCTGCGCAACCAGGGCGACGCCGGCGACGCCGACCCGACCCCCGGCATCACCCACGAGACCAAGGGCAAGCAGGCGCGCAAGGCCACGACCGGCCGCGCGACGGCCAAGCGCGCCACGAAGAAGGCGTGA
- the dnaN gene encoding DNA polymerase III subunit beta: MKFKVERDVLAEAVTWVARGLPARPPVPVLAGLLLEASEEGTLTLSAFDYEVSARITVPAEVQTGGTVLVLGRLLADISRNLPARPIEVSAEGSKLQLTCGSSRFSLLLMPSDDYPTLPTSPEASGTIDGDVFTQAVAQVSIAADRGDTLPILTGVRMEVDGDRITLLATDRYRLAQRELTWHPGGSDTSYVALVPARTLSDTARALGASGSVELALGSNAGGDGLIGFQAGQRRSTTRLLDGEYPKVASIFPSSVDTESVLKTSELVEAVKRVALVAERNTPVRLRFTDGQVAIEAGTGDDAQASEAVEAALTGPEIEIAFNPQFLLDGLGAVGTPYARLSFTQPSRPAVLTGQAEEEGEPDTSYRYVLMPVRFAS, encoded by the coding sequence GTGAAGTTCAAGGTGGAGCGCGACGTGCTGGCCGAGGCCGTGACCTGGGTGGCCCGCGGGCTGCCGGCGCGGCCCCCCGTGCCCGTGCTCGCCGGTCTGCTCCTCGAGGCGTCGGAGGAGGGCACGCTCACCCTCTCGGCCTTCGACTACGAGGTCTCCGCCCGGATCACCGTGCCCGCGGAGGTCCAGACCGGCGGCACCGTGCTCGTCCTCGGTCGCCTGCTGGCCGACATCTCGCGCAACCTCCCGGCGCGGCCGATCGAGGTCAGCGCCGAGGGCAGCAAGCTCCAGCTGACCTGCGGGTCCTCGCGGTTCAGCCTGCTGCTCATGCCGAGCGACGACTACCCGACGCTGCCCACCTCCCCCGAGGCCAGCGGCACCATCGACGGCGACGTCTTCACCCAGGCCGTCGCGCAGGTCTCCATCGCGGCCGACCGCGGCGACACCCTGCCGATCCTCACCGGCGTGCGGATGGAGGTCGACGGCGACCGGATCACCCTGCTCGCCACCGACCGCTACCGGCTCGCCCAGCGCGAGCTGACCTGGCACCCCGGCGGCAGCGACACGTCGTACGTCGCGCTCGTCCCGGCCCGCACCCTGTCCGACACCGCCCGCGCGCTCGGCGCCAGCGGGTCGGTCGAGCTCGCGCTCGGCAGCAACGCCGGCGGCGACGGCCTCATCGGCTTCCAGGCCGGGCAGCGTCGCTCGACGACCCGGCTGCTCGACGGCGAGTACCCCAAGGTCGCCTCGATCTTCCCCAGCAGCGTCGACACCGAGTCGGTCCTCAAGACCTCCGAGCTCGTCGAGGCCGTCAAGCGCGTCGCCCTCGTCGCCGAGCGCAACACGCCCGTGCGGCTGCGCTTCACCGACGGCCAGGTCGCCATCGAGGCCGGCACCGGCGACGACGCCCAGGCGTCGGAGGCGGTCGAGGCCGCCCTCACCGGTCCCGAGATCGAGATCGCGTTCAACCCGCAGTTCCTCCTCGACGGGCTCGGCGCCGTCGGGACGCCGTACGCGCGGTTGTCCTTCACCCAGCCCAGCCGCCCCGCGGTGCTCACCGGGCAGGCCGAGGAGGAGGGCGAGCCGGACACGTCGTACCGGTACGTCCTCATGCCCGTGCGCTTCGCCAGCTGA
- the dnaA gene encoding chromosomal replication initiator protein DnaA, with the protein MADGDLDYAAVWVQTLQHLEADGMPARQRAYLQLCRLVGVIEGLAIITAPNTYTKQVLEHDLRDALRGSLGHLLTRDVQLSVSVDDSLQDAPPVAGGAGDGVPPSGSGDPGAPYGGLRLDPDRAEDLAELGDPPVPAPGRADGTDGTMGLDGLQRYQVEDERRPPSFRDAPPDGVVPPRRGEEPPPGTERTTRLNPKYIFETFVIGASNRFAHAAAIAVAEAPAKAYNPLFIYGDSGLGKTHLLHAIGHYARQLLPHLRVRYVNSEEFTNDFINSIRDDRTSRFQSIYRDVDVLLIDDIQFLQGKVQTQEEFFHTFNALHNASKQVVITSDLPPKQLSGFEGRLRSRFEWGLITDVQPPDLETRIAILRKKAIHERMSASDDVLEFIASRISTNIRELEGALIRVTAFANLNRQPVSLDLAEIVLRDLIPNEVVNQITPGTIMAQTAAYYGFTIEDLCSASRSRQLVTARQIAMYLCRELTELSLPKIGQHFGGRDHTTVMHADRKIRELMGERRAIYNQVTEITNRIKQQQH; encoded by the coding sequence ATGGCGGACGGGGACCTCGACTACGCGGCGGTGTGGGTGCAGACCCTCCAGCACCTCGAGGCGGACGGCATGCCGGCCCGCCAGCGCGCGTACCTCCAGCTCTGCCGGCTCGTCGGGGTCATCGAGGGCCTGGCCATCATCACCGCGCCGAACACCTACACGAAGCAGGTCCTCGAGCACGACCTGCGCGACGCCCTGCGGGGGTCGCTCGGCCACCTGCTCACCCGCGACGTCCAGCTGTCGGTGTCGGTCGACGACTCCCTCCAGGACGCCCCGCCCGTCGCCGGTGGCGCCGGCGACGGCGTCCCCCCGAGCGGGTCGGGCGACCCCGGGGCGCCGTACGGCGGCCTGCGGCTGGACCCCGACCGGGCCGAGGACCTCGCCGAGCTGGGCGACCCCCCGGTCCCCGCGCCCGGGCGCGCCGACGGGACCGACGGCACGATGGGGCTGGACGGGCTGCAGCGCTACCAGGTCGAGGACGAGCGGCGGCCGCCGTCGTTCCGCGACGCCCCCCCGGACGGGGTCGTCCCGCCCCGGCGCGGCGAGGAGCCGCCGCCGGGCACGGAGCGCACGACCCGGCTCAACCCGAAGTACATCTTCGAGACCTTCGTCATCGGGGCGAGCAACCGCTTCGCGCACGCGGCGGCCATCGCCGTCGCCGAGGCGCCGGCCAAGGCGTACAACCCGCTCTTCATCTACGGCGACTCGGGGCTGGGCAAGACCCACCTGCTGCACGCCATCGGCCACTACGCGCGCCAGCTGCTGCCGCACCTGCGGGTGCGCTACGTGAACTCCGAGGAGTTCACCAACGACTTCATCAACAGCATCCGCGACGACCGGACGAGCCGGTTCCAGAGCATCTACCGCGACGTCGACGTCCTGCTCATCGACGACATCCAGTTCCTCCAGGGCAAGGTGCAGACGCAGGAGGAGTTCTTCCACACCTTCAACGCGCTGCACAACGCGAGCAAGCAGGTCGTCATCACCTCCGACCTGCCGCCCAAGCAGCTGTCGGGGTTCGAGGGCCGGCTGCGGTCGCGGTTCGAGTGGGGCCTCATCACCGACGTCCAGCCGCCCGACCTCGAGACCCGCATCGCTATCCTGCGCAAGAAGGCCATCCACGAGCGGATGTCGGCCTCGGACGACGTGCTCGAGTTCATCGCGAGCCGGATCTCGACGAACATCCGCGAGCTCGAGGGTGCCCTCATCCGGGTGACGGCCTTCGCCAACCTCAACCGGCAGCCGGTCAGCCTCGACCTGGCCGAGATCGTCCTGCGCGACCTCATCCCCAACGAGGTCGTCAACCAGATCACACCGGGCACGATCATGGCCCAGACGGCGGCCTACTACGGCTTCACCATCGAGGACCTCTGCAGCGCCTCGCGCTCGCGCCAGCTCGTCACCGCCCGGCAGATCGCCATGTACCTGTGCCGCGAGCTGACCGAGCTGTCGCTGCCGAAGATCGGCCAGCACTTCGGCGGCCGCGACCACACGACCGTGATGCACGCCGACCGGAAGATCCGCGAGCTCATGGGTGAGCGCCGGGCGATCTACAACCAGGTCACCGAGATCACCAACCGGATCAAGCAGCAGCAGCACTGA
- the rpmH gene encoding 50S ribosomal protein L34, translating into MSKRTFQPNNRRRAKVHGFRLRMRTRAGRAILSARRAKGRSELSA; encoded by the coding sequence GTGAGCAAGCGCACCTTCCAGCCGAACAACCGCCGCCGGGCCAAGGTCCACGGCTTCCGCCTGCGCATGCGCACCCGTGCGGGCCGCGCCATCCTGTCGGCCCGACGCGCCAAGGGCCGCTCCGAGCTGTCCGCCTGA
- the rnpA gene encoding ribonuclease P protein component produces the protein MLPARHRLRASADFASAVRGPGGRCGGPLVVVHATRADSREQQPARVGFVVSKAVGGAVVRNRTKRRLRHLVADRLTLVPDGTDLVVRALPATAAATGAELGAELDRLLPVAVRRAAARSRA, from the coding sequence GTGCTGCCGGCGCGGCACCGTCTGCGGGCCTCCGCGGACTTCGCGTCGGCGGTCCGCGGTCCCGGCGGTCGCTGCGGCGGACCACTGGTCGTCGTGCACGCCACCCGAGCCGACTCGCGCGAGCAGCAGCCCGCGCGGGTCGGTTTCGTCGTCTCCAAGGCGGTGGGCGGGGCGGTCGTGCGCAACCGGACCAAACGGCGGCTGCGCCACCTGGTCGCCGACCGGCTGACGCTGGTGCCGGACGGGACCGACCTCGTCGTGCGCGCCCTGCCGGCCACCGCGGCGGCCACCGGTGCCGAGCTGGGGGCCGAGCTGGACCGGCTCCTGCCGGTCGCCGTACGGCGGGCCGCGGCGCGGAGCCGCGCGTGA
- the yidD gene encoding membrane protein insertion efficiency factor YidD encodes MSAHPAPSRPPVDWRRVTAWPLVVLLRGYQLFLSPLSPPSCRFYPSCSAYAVTALQRFGPFRGTWLAARRLLRCHPWNPGGVDHVPERRPRTTPSA; translated from the coding sequence GTGAGCGCGCACCCCGCGCCGAGCAGGCCGCCGGTCGACTGGCGCCGCGTCACTGCCTGGCCGCTGGTGGTGCTGCTGCGCGGCTACCAGCTCTTCCTCTCGCCGCTGAGCCCGCCCTCGTGCCGCTTCTACCCGTCGTGCTCCGCCTACGCGGTCACCGCGCTGCAGCGCTTCGGTCCGTTCCGGGGGACGTGGCTGGCCGCGCGCCGGCTGCTGCGCTGCCACCCGTGGAACCCGGGCGGCGTCGACCACGTTCCGGAGAGACGCCCGCGCACCACCCCGTCGGCCTGA
- the yidC gene encoding membrane protein insertase YidC, whose product MYDFFVNLLSPIMWGEAWIMTGWHKLFTLLGIPEDSGWGWALSIVGLTVVIRIILIPLFVKQIHSSRRMQLIQPEMQKIQAKYKGKTDPDSRQAMTQETMALYKDTGTNPFSSCLPILLQSPFFFALFQVLNNLPHVANGQHAPIGPISRSVAGIIEQSTLFGAPLSSHFLGSSDVNTKILTGVLIVLMSLTTFTTQRQLMRKNMPATALTGQFATQQKIILYLMPFFFLISGINFPIGVLLYWLTTNLWSMGQQFYVIRRMPAPGSEAEKEYEERQRRRGKEIKKPQVKGLPAASVQDAVVPMEEKPRQRQQPKGKKRAKRSGPRPGQPGAEPQDNPGT is encoded by the coding sequence GTGTACGACTTCTTCGTCAACCTCCTCTCCCCGATCATGTGGGGGGAGGCCTGGATCATGACGGGCTGGCACAAGCTCTTCACGCTGCTGGGCATCCCGGAGGACTCCGGCTGGGGCTGGGCCCTGTCGATCGTCGGCCTCACCGTCGTCATCCGGATCATCCTCATCCCGCTCTTCGTCAAGCAGATCCACTCCTCGCGGCGGATGCAGCTCATCCAGCCGGAGATGCAGAAGATCCAGGCCAAGTACAAGGGCAAGACCGACCCCGACTCCCGTCAGGCCATGACGCAGGAGACGATGGCGCTCTACAAGGACACGGGGACGAACCCGTTCTCCTCGTGCCTGCCGATCCTCCTGCAGTCGCCGTTCTTCTTCGCGCTCTTCCAGGTCCTCAACAACCTGCCGCACGTCGCGAACGGCCAGCACGCCCCGATCGGGCCCATCTCGCGCTCGGTCGCCGGGATCATCGAGCAGTCGACCCTGTTCGGCGCACCGCTGTCGAGCCACTTCCTCGGCTCCTCGGACGTCAACACGAAGATCCTCACCGGCGTGCTCATCGTCCTGATGTCGCTGACGACCTTCACGACGCAGCGCCAGCTCATGCGCAAGAACATGCCCGCCACCGCGCTGACCGGGCAGTTCGCGACGCAGCAGAAGATCATCCTCTACCTGATGCCGTTCTTCTTCCTCATCTCCGGCATCAACTTCCCCATCGGTGTCCTGCTCTACTGGCTGACGACGAACCTGTGGTCGATGGGCCAGCAGTTCTACGTCATCCGCCGCATGCCGGCTCCGGGCTCCGAGGCGGAGAAGGAGTACGAGGAGCGGCAGCGCCGCCGCGGCAAGGAGATCAAGAAGCCGCAGGTCAAGGGCCTGCCGGCCGCCTCCGTGCAGGACGCGGTGGTGCCGATGGAGGAGAAGCCGCGCCAGCGCCAGCAGCCCAAGGGCAAGAAGCGCGCCAAGCGCTCGGGCCCGCGCCCCGGCCAGCCGGGCGCGGAGCCGCAGGACAACCCCGGCACCTGA
- a CDS encoding protein jag — MTDSQIDTTADTTADTTADTTADTHAGTHPGTDDLGAVTPAEAQDAAAQTPLTGLAGDVDDADADDANADDADDADDDAADDTPAEGTSSRRGGRVAQLEREGEVAADFLETLLDIADLDGDIEVDIEGDRASVSIVDSDEGRVPRRLVGQDGRVLESLQELTRLAVQTATGERSRLMLDVAGHRAARRTALVELAQAAIAQVRESGRRHSLEDMTAFERKVVHDEVAAAGLDSESEGVEPHRHIVILPV; from the coding sequence ATGACGGACTCCCAGATCGACACGACCGCCGACACGACCGCCGACACGACCGCCGACACGACCGCCGACACGCACGCCGGCACGCACCCCGGCACGGACGACCTCGGGGCGGTCACCCCGGCCGAGGCCCAGGACGCCGCGGCGCAGACCCCGCTCACCGGGCTCGCCGGTGACGTCGACGACGCGGACGCCGACGACGCCAACGCCGACGACGCCGACGACGCCGACGACGACGCCGCTGACGACACTCCCGCTGAGGGCACCTCCTCGCGCCGGGGTGGGCGGGTCGCCCAGCTCGAGCGCGAGGGGGAGGTCGCGGCGGACTTCCTCGAGACCCTCCTCGACATCGCCGACCTCGACGGGGACATCGAGGTCGACATCGAGGGCGACCGCGCGTCGGTCTCGATCGTCGACTCGGACGAGGGCCGCGTGCCGCGCCGTCTCGTCGGCCAGGACGGGCGCGTGCTCGAGTCGCTCCAGGAGCTGACCCGGCTGGCCGTGCAGACCGCGACCGGTGAGCGCAGCCGCCTCATGCTCGACGTCGCCGGCCACCGTGCGGCTCGCCGTACCGCGCTCGTCGAGCTCGCCCAGGCGGCGATCGCGCAGGTGCGCGAGAGCGGCCGCCGGCACTCGCTCGAGGACATGACCGCGTTCGAGCGCAAGGTCGTCCACGACGAGGTGGCCGCCGCCGGGCTCGACTCCGAGTCCGAGGGTGTCGAGCCGCACCGGCACATCGTCATCCTCCCCGTCTGA
- the rsmG gene encoding 16S rRNA (guanine(527)-N(7))-methyltransferase RsmG has translation MPDPSRPAVPPEERIPPTPSSAVTVFGDRLEVAEHYVALLATTGIDHGLVGPREAPRLWERHVLGCGVVAPLLGPSSTLADIGSGAGLPGLVLALARPDVTVTLVEPLHRRVIWLERAVTELGLGNVTVHEGRAESLWTHRTFDVVTARAVARIGVLAGWCLPLVAPGGRLLAIKGRSIEDELREDAAALTAAGADAWQVEQLGSSVLEQPATLAVLEVGDRTPSPVPDRRTPAKRPGAKRSTSTRRRPR, from the coding sequence GTGCCCGACCCGTCCCGACCGGCGGTCCCGCCGGAGGAGCGCATCCCGCCCACCCCCTCGAGTGCCGTGACGGTCTTCGGGGACCGGCTCGAGGTGGCCGAGCACTACGTGGCGCTGCTGGCGACGACGGGGATCGACCACGGGCTGGTAGGCCCTCGCGAGGCGCCGCGGCTGTGGGAGCGTCACGTCCTCGGCTGCGGCGTCGTGGCCCCGCTGCTGGGGCCGTCGTCGACCCTGGCCGACATCGGCTCCGGGGCCGGTCTGCCCGGGCTGGTCCTCGCCCTGGCCCGGCCCGACGTCACGGTGACCCTGGTCGAGCCCCTGCATCGCCGGGTGATCTGGCTCGAGCGAGCCGTGACGGAGCTGGGACTGGGCAACGTCACCGTGCACGAGGGACGCGCCGAGAGCCTGTGGACGCACCGGACCTTCGACGTTGTCACCGCCCGCGCAGTGGCCCGGATCGGCGTGCTGGCCGGCTGGTGCCTGCCGCTCGTCGCCCCCGGGGGACGGTTGCTCGCCATCAAGGGTCGTTCGATCGAGGACGAGCTGCGCGAGGACGCCGCCGCGCTCACGGCGGCGGGGGCCGACGCGTGGCAGGTCGAGCAGCTGGGCTCCTCCGTCCTCGAGCAACCGGCCACGCTCGCGGTCCTCGAGGTCGGTGACCGGACCCCGTCTCCCGTCCCCGACCGCCGGACCCCGGCGAAGCGCCCCGGGGCGAAGCGCTCGACGTCGACACGTCGCCGTCCCCGGTGA
- a CDS encoding ParA family protein — MKGRPVSEPSTDHQPPDDERARSDDPVAATVSDEDGIPVVGDDTPLAQSLATDTRRRLTLTGTRFPRPARTRVMTVANQKGGVGKTTTTVNIAAALAQSGLQVLVIDLDPQGNASTALGIDHHSEVRSVYDVLVEDVPVADVVAPCPTVPGLTCVPATIDLAGAEIELVSLVAREQRLARALATYLEQTPVDYVLIDCPPSLGLLTINAFVAASEVFIPIQCEYYALEGLSQLLKNIELVRKHLNPALHVSTILLTMYDGRTRLSSQVADEVRAHFPKEVLPTSIPRSVRVSEAPSFQETVMTYDPLSSGALAYLEAASHIAARGAAQASTQEESS; from the coding sequence ATGAAGGGCAGACCGGTCTCGGAGCCGAGTACCGACCACCAGCCGCCCGACGACGAGCGAGCCCGGTCCGACGACCCTGTCGCGGCCACGGTCTCCGACGAGGACGGGATCCCCGTGGTGGGTGACGACACCCCGCTCGCGCAGTCGCTGGCCACCGACACCCGTCGCCGGCTCACCCTCACGGGGACCCGCTTCCCCCGACCGGCCCGCACCCGGGTGATGACCGTCGCCAACCAGAAGGGCGGCGTCGGCAAGACGACGACGACGGTGAACATCGCCGCCGCGCTCGCCCAGTCGGGGCTCCAGGTGCTGGTCATCGACCTCGATCCCCAGGGCAACGCGAGCACCGCCCTGGGCATCGACCACCACTCCGAGGTCCGCAGCGTCTACGACGTCCTCGTCGAGGACGTGCCGGTCGCCGACGTCGTGGCCCCCTGCCCCACGGTGCCCGGCCTGACGTGCGTCCCCGCGACGATCGACCTGGCCGGCGCCGAGATCGAGCTGGTCTCGCTCGTCGCACGGGAGCAGCGGCTCGCGCGGGCGCTCGCGACGTACCTCGAGCAGACCCCCGTCGACTACGTCCTCATCGACTGCCCGCCGAGCCTGGGCTTGCTGACGATCAACGCCTTCGTCGCCGCGAGCGAGGTCTTCATCCCCATCCAGTGCGAGTACTACGCGCTGGAGGGCCTCTCCCAGCTGCTCAAGAACATCGAGCTGGTCCGCAAGCACCTCAACCCGGCCCTGCACGTCTCGACGATCCTCCTGACCATGTACGACGGCCGGACCCGGCTGTCCTCGCAGGTCGCGGACGAGGTGCGGGCGCACTTCCCCAAGGAGGTGCTGCCCACGTCGATCCCCCGGTCGGTGCGGGTGTCGGAGGCGCCCAGCTTCCAGGAGACGGTGATGACCTACGACCCGCTGAGCAGCGGGGCGCTGGCCTACCTCGAGGCGGCCAGCCACATCGCCGCCCGGGGCGCCGCGCAGGCCAGCACCCAGGAGGAGTCGTCGTGA